In a single window of the Nicotiana tomentosiformis chromosome 8, ASM39032v3, whole genome shotgun sequence genome:
- the LOC138897153 gene encoding uncharacterized protein yields MKSLSINVPLVKALEQMPGYAKFMKDLETKKRSINCETIRMTHQVSDIVHSMAPNLEDPCAFKIPCTIGSANFAKALCYLGASINLMPYSVFKTLGIGQPRPTSMRLQIANMTMKRPLRIIDDVLVRVDKFILPADFVILDCEVDYEVPIILGRPFLAIGKALVDMEARELTFREGDENVVFHICKSMRQPNSNEVCSFVDLVTEVIVDDMSAMINVEQPMEVVLLNHEDDEKVGLIKYANALQGMGSYTYGPRKLSLDLKNWKTPPTKPSIEEPPTLELKPLPSHLSKTMNDAQVNYKVTEKELLAIVFVMEKFRPYLMGTKVIVHTNHTTLHYLMSKKDSKARLMRWVLLLQEFDLEIIDLKGSENQVADHLSCLEEEGRPHDGLKINDSFPDEQLFSMSMTGIPWFADMDNFIVTGIVPNELSSNQRKELKQNCLDYYWDEPYLFKICNNGVIRRCVLEEEQLSILKACHSSPYGGHHGGARIATKILSCGFYCPTLYKDASELVRSCDECQRAGGISKNNEMPLTTILESDICNVWGINFMGPFVSSCENTYILVAVDYVSRWKMVRSRGGADKSKGRAESSRGRGKGKQALPLAAQRIISKKKPSLDLLPNHQTQVNISYPGRVLREGGSEASEPSSPPAATPASTAAPINVDGDDKVPNDGRGYDTNVSGLARSRKPEVWADRFMSEKAYLKFREWWPQRSLTLERQFIDRDLLPHNPNVKRQFEERKGWKYFTSKVLNANEYFVKEFYANVAHIKKGITVTKVRNLKIYGLMATP; encoded by the exons atgaaaagtttgtccataaatgtacCTTTGGTTAAAGCTctagaacaaatgccgggatatgccaagtttatgaaggacttggaaACAAAGAAGAGGTCAATAAACTGTGAGACGATCagaatgacacatcaagtgagtgacATTGTGCATTCCATGGCTCCAAATCTAGAAGATCCCTGTGCCTTTAAAATTCCATGCACTATCGGTAGTGCCAATTTCGCGAAAGCCTTGTGCTATTtgggagcgagcattaatttgatgccatattctgtgttcaagacattggggattgggcaaccaagacctacttccatgaggttgcaaataGCAAACATGACAATGAAGAGGCCGCTGAggattattgatgatgttctagttCGAGTCGACAAGTTCATTcttcccgcagattttgtgattctcgactgtgaagttgactatgaggtgccaatcatattggggagacctttcctagcaaTAGGAAAGGCATTGGTTGATATGGAAGCTcgggagctcaccttccgggagGGCGATGAAAACGTTGTGTTCCACATATGCAAGTCAATGAGGCAGCCTAATAGCAACGAAGtatgctcttttgtggatcttgtaacagaggtgattgttgatgacatGAGTGCTATGATCAATGTGGAACAACCTATGGAAgttgtgttgttgaatcatgaggATGATGAGAAGGTAGGCTTGATAAAATAtgcaaatgctttgcaaggaatgggatcctacacaTATGGACCCCGTAAACTGTCCTTAGACCTTAAGAACTGGAAGACTccgccaacaaagccctcaatcgaggagccaccaacattggagttaaagcccttgccttcacacctcag caaaacaatgaacgatgcccaagtcaactataaggtgaccgagaaagagctattagccattgtcttcgtCATGGAAAAGTTTCGCCCGTACCTCATGGGcaccaaagtgattgtgcacaccaaTCACACGACACTTCATTATTTGATGAGTAAAAAGGActctaaggctaggttgatgagatgggttcttcttctacaagagtttgaccttgaaatcatagacctaaaagggagtgaaaatcaagtggcggaccatttGTCCTGCTTGGAAGAGGAGGGGCGGCCCCATGATGGCCTCAAGATTAATGATTCATTCCCAGATGAACAACTCTTTTCCATGTCTATGACTGGGATACCTTGGTTCGCCGATATGGATAACTTTATTGTGACCGGCATTGTCCCGAATgagctctcttcaaaccaaaggaaggaGCTCAAACAGAAttgcttggattattattgggacgagccatatcttttcaaaatttgcaataatggtgttatccggagatgtgttctggaagaagagcaattgagtattcttaaagcttgccattcctcgccctatggtggtcaccatggtggggcgagaatTGCTACAAAGATCctaagttgtggattctattgtccCACCTTGTACAAAGACGCTAGCGAGCTTGTTAGgagttgtgatgagtgccaaagagctggtggaatttctAAGAAtaatgaaatgcccctcaccactattcttgagaGTGATATTTGCAATGTGTGGGGCATCAACTTTATggggccatttgtgagttcatgtgagaacacttatattctggttgctgttgattatgtttccagatgg AAAATGGTGCGATCTCGTGGAGGAGCAGACAAatcaaaagggagggcagaatcctcccgaggccggggCAAAGGAAAGCAGGCTTTGCCCTTAGCAGCTCAAAGAATCATAAGCAAAAAAAAACCCTCACTAGACCTCCTGCCGAATCATCAGACACAAGTGAATATCTCATATCCCGGGAGAGTTTTGAGGG AGGGAGGTAGTGAGGCATCAGAGCCATCTTCCCCACCTGCTGCAACACCGGCCTCAACAGCTGCTCCTATCAATGTAGATGGGGATGACAAGGTCCCGAATGATGGGAGAGGGTATGATACCAATGTCAGTGGTCTTGCTAGATCAAGGAAGCCCGAGGTGTGGGCGGATAGATTCATGAGCGAGAAAGCATACCTTAAATTCcgggaatggtggccccaaaggtcgctcacccTTGAGCGACAGTTTATAGACAGAGATCTCCTTCCCCACAATCCAAATGTCAAAAGGCAATTTGAGGAGAGAAAAGGGTGGAAGTACTTCACCAGCAAGGTTCTTAATGCCAATGAGTACTTTGTCAAGGAGTTCTACGcaaatgttgcccacatcaaaaagggcatCACTGTGACAAAGGTACGGAACTTGAAGATATACGGTTTGATGGCGACACCTTGA